One Streptomyces coeruleorubidus DNA segment encodes these proteins:
- a CDS encoding MFS transporter gives MSATALPGDPPGGRRALAVWGIGVSVYFVAVIFRTSLGVAGLDAADRFHVNASALSTFSILQLLVYAGMQIPVGLLVDRLGTKKVLTLGAVLFTAGQLGFAFSPSYGTALASRALLGCGDALTFISVLRLGARWFPARRGPLVAQFAGLVGMAGNLVSTLVLARLLHGVGWTAAFAGSAAAGAVVFVLVLLFLKDHPEGHEPEPLPHQGAAYVRRQIAAAWREPGTRLGLWVHFTTQFPAMVFLLLWGLPFLVEAQGLSRATAGELLTLVVLSNMVVGLVYGQIVARHHGARLPLALGTVGTTAALWAATLAYPGPHAPMWLLIVLCTVLGACGPASMLGFDFARPANPPERQGTASGITNMGGFVASMTTLFAVGVLLDATGDDYTVAFSVVFVLQALGVAQILRLRKQAARRERERLVASRVETVHVPA, from the coding sequence ATGAGCGCCACCGCGCTGCCGGGCGATCCGCCGGGCGGCCGGCGCGCGCTGGCCGTCTGGGGCATCGGCGTCTCGGTCTACTTCGTCGCGGTCATCTTCCGCACGTCCCTGGGCGTGGCCGGCCTCGACGCGGCCGACCGCTTCCACGTCAACGCCTCCGCGCTCTCCACCTTCTCCATCCTCCAACTGCTGGTCTACGCGGGCATGCAGATACCCGTCGGCCTGCTCGTCGACCGGCTCGGCACCAAGAAGGTCCTGACCCTCGGGGCGGTGCTGTTCACGGCCGGGCAGCTGGGCTTCGCGTTCTCCCCGTCGTACGGCACGGCGCTCGCCTCCCGGGCGCTGCTCGGCTGCGGTGACGCGTTGACGTTCATCAGCGTGCTGCGGCTCGGCGCCCGGTGGTTCCCGGCCCGGCGTGGGCCGCTCGTCGCCCAGTTCGCGGGGCTGGTGGGCATGGCGGGCAACCTCGTCTCCACGCTCGTCCTGGCCCGGCTGCTGCACGGCGTCGGCTGGACGGCGGCCTTCGCGGGCAGCGCGGCCGCCGGGGCCGTGGTGTTCGTCCTGGTGCTGCTGTTCCTGAAGGACCACCCGGAGGGCCACGAGCCGGAGCCGCTCCCGCACCAGGGCGCGGCCTACGTACGGCGGCAGATCGCCGCCGCCTGGCGGGAGCCGGGGACGCGGCTCGGGCTGTGGGTGCACTTCACGACCCAGTTCCCGGCGATGGTGTTCCTGCTGCTGTGGGGCCTGCCGTTCCTCGTCGAGGCCCAGGGACTGTCCCGGGCCACGGCCGGTGAGCTCCTCACACTGGTCGTGCTGTCGAACATGGTCGTCGGTCTGGTCTACGGGCAGATCGTCGCCCGGCACCACGGGGCGCGGCTGCCGCTCGCGCTCGGCACGGTCGGGACGACGGCGGCCCTGTGGGCGGCGACGCTGGCCTACCCCGGACCGCACGCCCCGATGTGGCTGCTGATCGTGCTCTGCACGGTCCTCGGGGCATGCGGGCCCGCGTCGATGCTCGGCTTCGACTTCGCCCGCCCGGCGAACCCGCCCGAGCGGCAGGGCACGGCCTCCGGCATCACCAACATGGGCGGCTTCGTGGCCTCCATGACCACGCTGTTCGCCGTCGGGGTGCTGCTGGACGCCACCGGCGACGACTACACCGTGGCCTTCTCGGTGGTGTTCGTGCTCCAGGCGCTCGGGGTCGCTCAGATCCTGCGGCTGCGCAAGCAGGCGGCCCGGCGCGAGCGGGAGCGGCTGGTGGCGAGCCGGGTGGAGACGGTGCACGTGCCGGCGTAG
- a CDS encoding class I SAM-dependent methyltransferase has product MTTPPRHTRLTFHGPLSEARADQLVTRLAGNTPTTVLDIGCGWGELMLRILTAAPKATGTGIDINAEDLARARRTAEERGLTDRVRFLEESATGTPHGPADLVLCVGASQALGSRLPQALGELRRLVSDDGRVLLGEGFWQRTPTPAELSRMWPDAKATDHPDLATLVGLAIEAGFRPEWTETASLDEWEEFESAYLADTEVWLAEHPDHPLAEETRQRADRHRAAWLTYRGVLGLAYLTLVPAAAR; this is encoded by the coding sequence ATGACCACCCCGCCCCGCCACACCCGCCTCACTTTCCACGGCCCCCTGTCCGAAGCACGGGCAGACCAGCTCGTGACGCGCCTGGCCGGCAACACCCCCACAACCGTCCTGGACATCGGCTGCGGCTGGGGCGAGCTCATGCTCCGCATCCTCACCGCCGCCCCGAAGGCAACCGGCACCGGCATCGACATCAACGCCGAGGACCTGGCCCGCGCCCGCCGGACCGCCGAGGAACGGGGACTCACCGACCGGGTCCGTTTCCTGGAGGAGTCCGCCACCGGAACCCCCCACGGCCCCGCCGACCTCGTCCTGTGCGTAGGCGCGAGCCAGGCCCTCGGCAGCCGACTCCCCCAGGCTCTCGGCGAACTCCGCAGGCTCGTCTCCGACGACGGCCGCGTCCTCCTCGGCGAGGGGTTCTGGCAGCGCACCCCGACCCCGGCCGAACTGTCCCGCATGTGGCCGGACGCGAAAGCCACCGACCACCCCGACCTCGCGACCCTCGTCGGCCTGGCGATCGAGGCGGGGTTCCGGCCGGAGTGGACGGAGACCGCGAGCCTCGACGAATGGGAGGAGTTCGAGTCGGCGTACCTCGCGGACACCGAGGTGTGGCTCGCCGAGCACCCCGACCACCCCCTGGCGGAGGAGACCCGGCAGCGCGCCGACCGCCACCGAGCCGCCTGGCTCACCTACCGCGGCGTCCTCGGCCTGGCGTACCTCACCCTCGTACCGGCGGCGGCCCGTTGA
- a CDS encoding cupin domain-containing protein: MTQEPVSLAHALASFSEQWSPRIVTAVNDYDVRVAKVEGEHVWHVHEHTDEFFLVLDGELHIGLREPAGSRTVVLPRGSVFTVPRGTWHKPYAPVPTAILVFEPTGTLTVGDRHDDVPEHVDATTGHALDRLSVPDDTLDA; encoded by the coding sequence ATGACACAGGAACCCGTCTCCCTCGCCCACGCCTTGGCCTCCTTCTCCGAGCAGTGGAGCCCGCGCATCGTCACCGCCGTCAACGACTACGACGTCCGCGTCGCGAAGGTCGAGGGCGAGCACGTCTGGCACGTCCACGAGCACACCGACGAGTTCTTCCTCGTCCTCGACGGCGAGCTGCACATCGGCCTGCGCGAGCCGGCCGGCTCGCGCACGGTCGTGCTCCCCAGGGGCAGCGTCTTCACCGTCCCGCGCGGCACCTGGCACAAGCCGTACGCCCCCGTCCCGACCGCGATCCTCGTGTTCGAACCCACCGGCACCCTCACGGTCGGCGACCGCCACGACGACGTGCCCGAGCACGTGGACGCCACGACCGGCCACGCGCTGGACCGGCTGTCAGTGCCGGATGACACCCTGGACGCATGA
- a CDS encoding GlxA family transcriptional regulator has product MPQGSSHRPHQVAVIVDEGTNPFEVGVATELFGLPRPELGLPGPLYEVTLCTPAPEIRMNHGFFTLTGALGLDAVDRADTLIVPGRPDNVVPRAPAVLDAIRHAHARGARVMSFCTGTFALAEAGLLDGRRATTHWRWADSFRRLHPKVLLEPDVLFVDEGDLLTASGSAAALDLGLHVWRRDHGAEIANHVSRRLVFAAHRDGGQRQFVERPVPDVRDESLAPLLAWAQERLGEPLTVADLAARARVSPATLHRRFRAQLGTTPLAWLTAERVTLACRLIERGEERLDVVAARSGLGTAANLRNRLRRVTGLSPSAYRRRFGAGAGEALVS; this is encoded by the coding sequence ATGCCGCAAGGATCCTCGCACCGCCCGCACCAGGTCGCCGTGATCGTCGACGAGGGCACCAACCCGTTCGAGGTCGGGGTGGCCACCGAGCTGTTCGGGCTGCCCCGGCCCGAGCTGGGGCTGCCGGGGCCGCTGTACGAGGTGACGCTGTGCACGCCCGCGCCGGAGATCCGGATGAACCACGGCTTCTTCACGCTCACGGGCGCCTTGGGCCTGGACGCCGTGGACCGGGCGGACACGCTGATCGTGCCCGGCCGGCCGGACAACGTCGTACCGCGCGCCCCTGCCGTGCTCGACGCCATCCGGCACGCACACGCGCGTGGCGCCCGGGTCATGAGCTTCTGCACCGGCACCTTCGCGCTCGCCGAGGCCGGACTGCTGGACGGGCGGCGGGCGACGACCCACTGGCGCTGGGCGGACTCCTTCCGCCGGCTGCACCCGAAGGTGCTGCTGGAGCCGGACGTACTGTTCGTGGACGAGGGCGACCTCCTCACCGCCTCCGGCAGCGCGGCCGCGCTCGATCTCGGGCTGCACGTCTGGCGCCGGGACCACGGCGCCGAGATCGCCAACCACGTCTCCCGGCGGCTGGTGTTCGCCGCACACCGGGACGGCGGACAGCGGCAGTTCGTGGAGCGGCCCGTGCCTGACGTGCGGGACGAGTCCCTGGCGCCCCTGCTGGCGTGGGCGCAGGAGCGGCTGGGCGAGCCGCTGACGGTGGCGGACCTGGCCGCACGCGCGCGTGTCAGCCCGGCCACGCTCCACCGGCGCTTCCGCGCCCAGCTCGGCACGACGCCACTGGCGTGGCTGACGGCGGAGCGCGTGACGCTGGCCTGCCGGCTGATCGAGCGGGGCGAGGAACGGCTGGACGTGGTGGCGGCCCGCAGCGGGCTCGGTACGGCCGCCAACCTGCGGAACCGGCTGCGGCGGGTGACCGGGCTCAGCCCGTCGGCCTATCGACGGCGTTTCGGAGCGGGCGCCGGGGAAGCCCTGGTGTCATGA
- a CDS encoding thioredoxin-like domain-containing protein → MNHSAPRRARVRAPELTGKGGWLNTGGQQYTLADLRGRIVILDFWTFCCINCLHVLDELRELEQKHRDTVVVIGVHSPKFVHEAEHQAVVDAVERYGVEHPVLDDPELATWKQYAVRAWPTLVVIDPEGYVVAQHAGEGHVHAIERLVAELEAEHAAKGTLRRGDGPYVPPEPEPTVLRFPGKALLLPSGNFLVSDTTRHQLVELAEDGESVVRRIGSGARGFADGPTDTAGFNEPQGLALLDDGSVVVADTVNHALRRLDLTTGEVTTLAGTGRQWWQGSPTSGPAREVDLSSPWDVAHWQGKIWIAMAGVHQLWAYDPAEGTVAVAVGTTNEGLVDGPGPEAWFAQPSGLAATPDRLWLADSETSALRWVDPDGSVHTAVGTGLFDFGHRDGAAGQALLQHPLGVTALPDGSVAVADTYNHALRRYDPATGEVTTLATDLREPSDAVLVGDDIVVVESARHRLTRLRLPQEAVQVPEVAHRTQRAATEVAPGRLRVDVIFQAPAGQKLDTRYGPSTRLLVSSTPPELLRGGEGAGTDLSRALELDPSVTEGVLHVSAMAASCDDDPDNEYPACHVHQQDWGVPVRLTEAGTDRLPLVLAGMDEA, encoded by the coding sequence ATGAACCACTCCGCACCCCGACGGGCCCGCGTCCGCGCCCCCGAGCTGACCGGCAAGGGCGGCTGGCTGAACACGGGCGGGCAGCAGTACACCCTCGCCGACCTGCGAGGACGCATCGTCATCCTCGACTTCTGGACGTTCTGCTGCATCAACTGCCTGCACGTTCTGGACGAGCTGCGCGAGCTGGAGCAGAAGCACCGGGACACGGTCGTGGTCATCGGGGTGCACTCGCCGAAGTTCGTGCACGAGGCCGAGCACCAGGCGGTGGTGGACGCCGTCGAGCGCTACGGCGTGGAGCACCCGGTGCTCGACGACCCGGAGCTGGCCACGTGGAAGCAGTACGCCGTGCGGGCCTGGCCGACGCTCGTCGTGATCGACCCCGAGGGGTACGTCGTCGCGCAGCACGCCGGCGAGGGGCATGTGCACGCCATCGAGCGGCTGGTGGCGGAGCTGGAGGCCGAGCACGCGGCGAAGGGGACGCTGCGGCGAGGGGACGGGCCGTACGTGCCGCCGGAGCCGGAGCCGACGGTGCTGCGGTTCCCGGGGAAGGCGCTGCTGCTGCCGTCCGGGAACTTCCTGGTGAGCGACACGACCCGGCACCAGCTGGTGGAACTCGCCGAGGACGGCGAGAGTGTCGTACGGCGGATCGGGTCCGGTGCGCGCGGGTTCGCCGACGGACCGACGGACACGGCCGGCTTCAACGAGCCGCAGGGGCTCGCCCTGCTCGACGACGGGTCGGTGGTCGTCGCCGACACCGTCAACCACGCGCTGCGGCGGCTGGACCTCACCACCGGCGAGGTCACCACCCTCGCCGGCACGGGCCGGCAGTGGTGGCAGGGCTCGCCCACCTCGGGCCCGGCCCGCGAGGTCGACCTCTCCTCCCCCTGGGACGTCGCCCACTGGCAGGGCAAGATCTGGATCGCCATGGCCGGCGTCCACCAGCTGTGGGCGTACGACCCGGCGGAGGGCACGGTCGCGGTCGCGGTCGGGACGACGAACGAGGGGCTGGTGGACGGCCCAGGGCCCGAGGCCTGGTTCGCGCAGCCCTCGGGCCTCGCCGCCACCCCCGACCGTCTCTGGCTCGCCGACTCCGAGACGTCCGCCCTGCGCTGGGTCGACCCGGACGGCTCCGTCCACACCGCCGTCGGCACCGGCCTGTTCGACTTCGGCCACCGGGACGGCGCCGCCGGACAGGCCCTGCTCCAGCACCCGCTGGGCGTCACCGCGCTGCCGGACGGGTCCGTCGCCGTCGCCGACACCTACAACCACGCCCTGCGACGCTACGACCCCGCGACCGGTGAGGTCACCACCCTGGCCACGGACCTGCGCGAGCCCAGCGACGCGGTGCTCGTCGGCGACGACATCGTGGTCGTGGAGTCGGCCCGCCACCGGCTGACCAGGCTGCGACTGCCTCAGGAGGCGGTGCAGGTGCCCGAGGTCGCCCACCGCACGCAGCGGGCGGCCACCGAAGTCGCCCCCGGGCGGCTCCGGGTGGACGTGATCTTCCAGGCCCCGGCGGGCCAGAAGCTGGACACCAGGTACGGCCCCTCCACGCGTCTGCTGGTCTCCTCCACCCCGCCGGAGCTGTTGCGCGGCGGCGAGGGCGCGGGGACGGACCTCTCCCGCGCCCTCGAACTCGACCCGTCCGTGACGGAGGGCGTGCTGCACGTCTCCGCGATGGCCGCCTCCTGCGACGACGACCCCGACAACGAGTACCCGGCCTGTCACGTCCACCAGCAGGACTGGGGCGTACCCGTCCGCCTCACCGAGGCGGGGACGGACCGGCTTCCCCTGGTGCTCGCCGGGATGGACGAGGCGTAG
- a CDS encoding maleylpyruvate isomerase family mycothiol-dependent enzyme: MSLHPTLQPYADAWTHSVEAISELLQQLAEAEWNRRTPCPGWSVRDVVSHVIGLDCEMLGDPRPIHTLPRDLFHVTNDHQRYMEMQVDVRRHHTAPEMTSELEYVIIRRNRQLRNDSRDPGTKVRGPLGTELTLEESMRRHAFDVWVHEQDLRTALGRPGNLDSPGAHVARDVLLGELPRVVAEDAQAPRSSAVVFDVHGPVEFLRTIRVDIQGRGTLETAPALGPAATLTLDWETYVRLACGRATPESVTDRVKTEGDPDLTAAILRNFTVTQ, translated from the coding sequence GTGAGTCTGCATCCCACCCTCCAGCCCTACGCCGACGCCTGGACCCACTCCGTCGAAGCGATATCCGAGCTGCTCCAGCAGCTCGCGGAGGCCGAGTGGAACCGGCGGACGCCGTGCCCAGGGTGGTCGGTGCGGGACGTGGTCTCCCATGTCATCGGCCTGGACTGCGAAATGCTGGGCGACCCGCGCCCCATCCACACGCTGCCGCGCGACCTCTTCCACGTGACGAACGACCACCAGCGCTACATGGAGATGCAGGTCGACGTCCGCCGTCACCACACGGCCCCGGAGATGACCTCCGAGCTGGAGTACGTGATCATCCGCCGCAACCGCCAGCTGCGCAACGACTCGCGCGACCCGGGCACGAAGGTGCGCGGCCCGCTCGGCACGGAGCTGACCCTCGAGGAGTCCATGCGCCGGCACGCCTTCGACGTGTGGGTGCACGAGCAGGACCTGCGCACGGCCCTCGGCCGGCCCGGCAACCTCGACTCCCCCGGCGCGCACGTCGCCCGTGACGTGCTGCTCGGCGAACTCCCGCGCGTGGTCGCCGAGGACGCGCAGGCACCGCGCAGCTCGGCCGTCGTCTTCGACGTCCACGGCCCCGTCGAGTTCCTGCGCACGATCCGCGTCGACATCCAGGGCCGCGGCACCCTCGAAACGGCCCCCGCCCTCGGCCCCGCCGCCACGCTCACCCTCGACTGGGAGACGTACGTACGCCTGGCCTGCGGCCGCGCGACGCCGGAGTCGGTGACGGACAGGGTGAAGACGGAGGGCGACCCGGACCTGACGGCGGCGATCCTGCGCAACTTCACGGTGACGCAGTAG
- a CDS encoding carbon-nitrogen family hydrolase, translated as MRASVIQIAVNEGESVESRRLRVASMVRDQAGADLVVLPELWTTGAFAYEEFGQEAEPLEGPTYEAMAKAASDAGVWLHAGSIPERDPEGPLYNTSLVFSPAGDLAAVYRKIHRFGFDKGEVVLMGAGAELVTVRLPATTLGLATCYDLRFPELFRGLVDAGAETLVVPAGWPERRRSHWTLLAQARAVENQSFVVGCGTAGTHAGVPQAGHSIVVDPWGEVLAEAGADEEVLTVEFDPGKVARTREQFPALKDRVLGLQPPLRQP; from the coding sequence GTGCGCGCCTCTGTGATCCAGATCGCCGTAAACGAGGGCGAATCGGTCGAATCACGCCGCCTGCGGGTGGCCTCGATGGTCCGGGACCAGGCCGGGGCCGATCTCGTTGTCCTGCCGGAGCTGTGGACCACGGGCGCCTTCGCCTACGAGGAGTTCGGGCAGGAGGCCGAGCCGCTCGAAGGGCCGACGTACGAGGCGATGGCGAAGGCCGCGAGCGACGCCGGTGTCTGGCTGCACGCGGGCTCGATCCCGGAGCGGGATCCTGAGGGGCCGCTCTACAACACCTCCCTCGTCTTCTCCCCTGCCGGCGACCTCGCCGCCGTCTACCGCAAGATCCACCGCTTCGGCTTCGACAAGGGTGAGGTTGTGCTCATGGGCGCGGGTGCCGAGCTGGTGACGGTCCGTCTGCCGGCGACCACCCTGGGCCTCGCCACCTGTTACGACCTCCGTTTCCCCGAACTCTTCCGCGGTCTCGTCGACGCCGGTGCCGAGACGCTCGTGGTCCCGGCGGGCTGGCCGGAGCGCCGCCGGTCCCACTGGACGCTGCTGGCTCAGGCGCGGGCGGTCGAGAACCAGTCGTTCGTCGTCGGGTGTGGAACGGCCGGGACGCACGCCGGAGTTCCCCAGGCCGGTCACTCGATCGTCGTCGACCCCTGGGGCGAGGTACTGGCCGAGGCGGGCGCCGACGAGGAGGTGCTGACGGTGGAGTTCGACCCGGGGAAGGTCGCGAGGACGCGGGAGCAGTTCCCGGCGCTGAAGGACCGGGTGCTGGGGCTCCAGCCTCCTCTCCGGCAGCCTTAG
- a CDS encoding LURP-one-related/scramblase family protein, giving the protein MRFLVYDRLLGFGDDYWIEDDRGTKVFLVDGKALRLRDTWELKDTQGRVLVDIHQKMLALRDTMVLQRGGEPLATIRRKRLSLLRNHYRVSLADGNELDVSGKILDREFAVEYDGELLAVVSRRWLTVRDTYGVEVVREDADPALLIAVAVCVIHLAEKEREE; this is encoded by the coding sequence ATGAGATTCCTCGTGTACGACCGGCTCCTCGGCTTCGGCGACGACTACTGGATCGAGGACGACCGCGGCACCAAGGTGTTCCTCGTCGACGGCAAGGCACTGCGCCTGCGGGACACCTGGGAGCTGAAGGACACCCAGGGGCGCGTCCTCGTCGACATCCACCAGAAGATGCTCGCCCTGCGCGACACGATGGTGCTCCAGCGGGGCGGCGAGCCGCTGGCGACGATCCGCCGCAAACGGCTGTCCCTGCTGCGCAACCACTACCGGGTGTCCCTGGCCGACGGCAACGAGCTGGACGTCAGCGGCAAGATCCTCGACCGGGAGTTCGCCGTCGAGTACGACGGCGAACTGCTGGCGGTCGTCTCCCGGCGGTGGCTGACCGTACGGGACACCTACGGCGTGGAGGTCGTCCGCGAGGACGCGGATCCGGCGCTGCTGATCGCGGTGGCGGTGTGTGTGATCCACCTGGCGGAGAAGGAACGGGAGGAGTGA
- a CDS encoding M18 family aminopeptidase produces the protein MTEPARFDRGHTDDLMTFLAASPSPYHAVATAAERLEKAGFRQVAETDAWDGTKGGKYVLRGGAIVAWYVPEGAAPHTPFRIVGAHTDSPNLRVKPLPDSGAHGWRQVAVEIYGGPLLNSWLDRDLGLAGRLTLRDGSTRLVNIDRPLLRVPQLAIHLDRSVTADGLKLDKQRHMQPVWGLGNDVRDGDLIAFLEETAGIPAGEVTGWDLMTHSVEPPAYLGRDRELLAGPRMDNLLSVHAGTAALAAVASGASQPTSIPVLAAFDHEENGSQSDTGADGPLLGNVLERSVFARGGSYEDRARAFAGTVCLSSDTGHAVHPNYAERHDPTHHPRVNGGPILKVNVNNRYATDGSGRAEFTAACEAADVPFQSFVSNNSMPCGTTIGPITAARHGIRTVDIGVAILSMHSARELCGADDPFLLANALTAFLEG, from the coding sequence ATGACCGAACCAGCCCGCTTCGACCGCGGCCACACCGACGACCTCATGACCTTCCTGGCGGCGAGCCCGTCGCCGTACCACGCCGTGGCCACAGCTGCCGAACGGCTGGAGAAGGCAGGCTTCAGGCAGGTCGCGGAGACGGACGCCTGGGACGGGACGAAGGGCGGCAAGTACGTGCTGCGCGGCGGCGCGATCGTCGCCTGGTACGTGCCGGAGGGCGCCGCACCGCACACGCCGTTCCGGATCGTCGGCGCCCACACCGACTCCCCCAACCTGCGCGTCAAGCCGCTCCCCGACAGCGGGGCGCACGGCTGGCGCCAGGTGGCCGTGGAGATCTACGGCGGACCGCTGCTCAACTCCTGGCTGGACCGCGACCTGGGCCTCGCGGGCCGGCTGACCCTGCGCGACGGCTCGACGCGCCTGGTCAACATCGACCGGCCGCTGCTGCGCGTCCCGCAGCTCGCCATCCACCTGGACCGCTCGGTGACGGCCGACGGCCTCAAGCTCGACAAGCAGCGGCACATGCAGCCGGTCTGGGGCCTGGGCAACGACGTGCGCGACGGCGACCTGATCGCCTTCCTGGAGGAGACGGCCGGCATCCCCGCGGGCGAGGTCACCGGCTGGGACCTGATGACGCACTCCGTGGAACCGCCCGCCTACCTGGGCCGCGACCGCGAACTGCTGGCCGGCCCGCGCATGGACAACCTGCTGTCCGTGCACGCCGGCACGGCGGCCCTCGCAGCCGTGGCCTCCGGCGCCTCCCAGCCGACGTCCATCCCCGTCCTGGCCGCCTTCGACCACGAGGAGAACGGCTCCCAGTCGGACACGGGCGCGGACGGACCGCTGCTCGGCAACGTGCTGGAGCGCTCGGTGTTCGCCCGCGGCGGCTCCTACGAGGACCGGGCCCGCGCCTTCGCCGGCACGGTCTGCCTGTCCTCCGACACCGGCCACGCCGTGCACCCCAACTACGCGGAGCGGCACGACCCGACGCACCACCCGCGCGTCAACGGCGGCCCGATCCTCAAGGTCAACGTCAACAACCGCTACGCCACGGACGGTTCGGGACGCGCGGAGTTCACGGCGGCCTGCGAGGCGGCCGACGTGCCCTTCCAGTCCTTCGTCTCCAACAACTCCATGCCCTGCGGCACCACGATCGGCCCGATCACCGCAGCCCGGCACGGCATCAGGACCGTCGACATCGGCGTGGCCATCCTGTCGATGCACAGCGCGCGCGAACTGTGCGGAGCCGACGACCCGTTCCTGCTCGCGAACGCGTTGACGGCGTTCCTGGAGGGATAG
- a CDS encoding DUF6458 family protein, whose product MGLGGCIILIAVGAILTFATDWDMQGVNLDLVGIILMIVGLIGVTTFSSIARRRRVVVPPTTPVVDDGRRHTRDGYSDGYGV is encoded by the coding sequence ATGGGCCTCGGCGGATGCATCATCCTCATCGCCGTGGGAGCCATCCTCACGTTCGCGACCGACTGGGACATGCAGGGGGTCAACCTCGACCTGGTCGGCATCATCCTGATGATCGTCGGGCTGATCGGCGTCACGACGTTCAGCAGCATCGCCAGGCGCCGGCGCGTGGTGGTGCCACCGACGACGCCGGTCGTGGACGACGGACGGCGCCACACGCGCGATGGCTACAGCGACGGTTACGGGGTGTAG